A genomic region of Trifolium pratense cultivar HEN17-A07 linkage group LG3, ARS_RC_1.1, whole genome shotgun sequence contains the following coding sequences:
- the LOC123917098 gene encoding uncharacterized acetyltransferase At3g50280-like: protein MSNPFPTLVSESFIKPYPPIEDSKQICYLAPWDIAMLSSHYIQKGLLFKKPSSSSSSLNQQYFIENLVHKLKHSLSLTLYHFYPLSGRLVIKKTKHPPSYSVYVDWKNSLGAKFIHATLDITINDILSPTDVPHIVHSFFDHHKALSHDGCTMSLLSIQLTELLDGVFIGCSMNHCIGDGTAYWNFFNTFSEIFQNDNHVSHQPINTRWFPEGYGPIINLPFKHEAEFIYRYDETANFRERIFHFSAESIAKLKAKANKESNTNKISSFQSLSALVWRSITRARHLEHDKRTTIKLAVNNRTRMKPSLPNEYFGNSISATSTETTVGELLENDLGWAAWKIHMAIINHDDKVVRNWVEEWLHSPFVYKTDLFFDPYTVMMGSSPRFNMYGNEFGMGKALGVRSGYANKFDGKITSYPGQEGGGSIDLEVCLSPNKMMALETDEEFMSSTSVFNPLF from the coding sequence ATGAGCAATCCTTTTCCTACACTTGTTTCTGAATCTTTCATCAAACCATATCCTCCAATTGAAGACTCAAAACAAATATGCTATTTAGCACCTTGGGATATTGCTATGTTATCTTCACACTATATCCAAAAGGGTCTTCTGTTCAAaaaaccatcatcatcatcatcatcattgaaCCAACAATATTTCATTGAGAATCTAGTACACAAACTCAAACAttctctttctctcacactTTACCATTTCTATCCTCTCTCAGGTCGTCTTGTTATCAAAAAAACCAAACACCCTCCTTCTTACTCTGTTTATGTAGATTGGAAAAATAGTCTTGGAGCTAAATTTATTCATGCAACTTTAGATATCACAATCAATGATATTCTCTCACCTACTGATGTCCCACACATTGTTCATTCCTTTTTTGATCACCACAAAGCACTCAGCCATGATGGTTGCACCATGTCTTTGTTATCTATTCAACTCACTGAACTATTAGATGGTGTTTTCATTGGTTGTTCCATGAACCATTGCATTGGTGATGGAACTGCTTATTGGAATTTCTTTAACACATTTTCTGAGATATTTCAAAATGATAATCATGTTTCGCATCAACCTATCAACACTAGATGGTTTCCAGAAGGTTATGGTCCAATTATCAACCTCCCTTTTAAACACGAGGCCGAGTTTATTTATAGATATGATGAAACAGCtaattttagagagagaatatttcatttttcaGCAGAGTCTATAGCGAAACTTAAAGCAAAAGCTAACAAAGAATCTAATACAAACAAAATCTCTTCGTTTCAATCTTTATCAGCATTGGTTTGGAGATCTATAACTCGTGCACGTCACCTAGAACATGATAAGAGAACGACTATTAAGTTGGCTGTAAACAATCGAACAAGAATGAAACCGTCTCTTCCTAACGAATATTTTGGGAATTCAATTTCTGCAACGAGTACTGAAACGACAGTAGGGGAGTTGTTGGAGAATGATCTAGGATGGGCAGCATGGAAGATTCACATGGCCATTATAAATCATGATGATAAAGTGGTGAGAAATTGGGTTGAAGAGTGGTTACATTCACCTTTTGTGTATAAAACAGATCTGTTCTTTGATCCTTATACTGTGATGATGGGTAGTTCACCTAGGTTTAATATGTATGGGAATGAATTTGGAATGGGAAAAGCTTTGGGTGTTAGAAGCGGGTATGCAAACAAATTTGATGGAAAAATAACATCATATCCAGGTCAAGAAGGAGGAGGGAGCATTGATCTTGAAGTGTGTCTTTCACCAAATAAAATGATGGCGCTAGAAACCGATGAAGAGTTCATGAGTTCAACTTCGGTGTTTAATCCATTGTTCTAG
- the LOC123917592 gene encoding uncharacterized acetyltransferase At3g50280-like: MRTPSLTLVSESFIKPYPSMENSKQICYLAPWDIAMLSTHYIQKGLLFKKPTSSSSLNQQHFIENLVDKLKHSLSLTLFHFYPLSGRLVIKKIEHPPSYSVYIDCKNSLGAKFIHATLDVTINDILSPIDVPHIVHSFFDHHKALSHDGCTMSLLSIQVTELLDGVFIGCSMNHCTGDGTAYWNFFNTFSKIFQNDNHVFGPISHQPINTRWFPEGYGPIINLPFKHEAEFIYRYDETANFRERIFHFSAESIAKLKAKANKESNTNEISSFQSLSALVWRSITRARHLEHDKRTTIKLAVNNRTRMKPSLPNEYFGNSISATSTETTVGELLENDLGWAAWKIHMAIINHDDKVVRNWVEEWLHSPFVYKTDLFFDPYTVMMGSSPRFNMYGNEFGMGKALGVRSGYANKFDGKITSYPGQEGGGSIDLEVCLSPDKMMALETDEEFMSSTSVFNPLF; the protein is encoded by the coding sequence ATGAGAACTCCTTCTCTTACACTTGTTTCTGAATCTTTCATCAAACCATATCCCTCAATGGAAAACTCAAAACAAATATGCTATTTAGCACCTTGGGATATTGCTATGTTATCTACACACTATATCCAAAAGGGTCTCCTCTTCAAAAaaccaacatcatcatcatcactaaacCAACAACATTTCATTGAGAATCTAGTTGACAAACTCAAACACTCCCTTTCGCTCACACTTTTCCATTTCTATCCTCTCTCAGGTCGTCTTGTTATCAAGAAAATCGAACATCCTCCTTCTTACTCTGTTTATATAGATTGCAAAAACAGTCTTGGTGCTAAATTTATTCATGCAACTTTAGATGTCACCATCAATGATATTCTCTCACCTATCGATGTCCCACACATTGTTCATTCCTTTTTTGATCACCACAAAGCACTCAGCCATGATGGTTGCACCATGTCTTTGTTATCTATTCAAGTCACTGAATTATTAGATGGTGTTTTCATAGGTTGTTCCATGAACCATTGCACTGGGGATGGAACTGCTTATTGGAATTTCTTTAACACATTTTCCAAGATATTTCAAAATGATAATCACGTTTTCGGTCCCATTTCACATCAACCTATCAATACTAGATGGTTTCCAGAAGGTTATGGTCCAATTATCAACCTCCCTTTTAAACACGAGGCCGAGTTTATTTATAGATATGATGAAACAGCtaattttagagagagaatatttcatttttcaGCAGAGTCTATAGCGAAACTTAAAGCAAAAGCTAACAAAGAATCTAATACAAATGAAATCTCTTCGTTTCAATCTTTATCAGCATTAGTTTGGAGATCTATAACTCGTGCACGTCACTTAGAACATGATAAGAGAACGACTATTAAGTTGGCTGTAAACAATCGAACAAGAATGAAACCGTCTCTTCCTAACGAATATTTTGGGAATTCAATTTCTGCAACGAGTACTGAAACGACAGTAGGGGAGTTGTTGGAGAATGATCTAGGATGGGCAGCATGGAAGATTCACATGGCCATTATAAATCATGATGATAAAGTGGTGAGAAATTGGGTTGAAGAGTGGTTACATTCACCTTTTGTGTATAAAACAGATCTGTTCTTTGATCCTTATACTGTGATGATGGGTAGTTCACCTAGGTTTAATATGTATGGGAATGAATTTGGAATGGGAAAAGCTTTGGGTGTTAGAAGCGGGTATGCAAACAAATTTGATGGAAAAATAACATCATATCCAGGTCAAGAAGGAGGAGGGAGCATTGATCTTGAAGTGTGTCTTTCACCAGATAAAATGATGGCGCTAGAAACCGATGAAGAGTTCATGAGTTCAACTTCGGTGTTTAATCCGTTGTTCTAG